CTTACCTAAAAGAAGCCACACTTCGGACAAATGCATCTCCTGCCACCTTGATGACTTCTGTTTGAACGGACTACAGTGGTCTGAAACAAGAGCTGATTCAGAGCTCCTGACAGCAGACTCTCTCTCAAACCTTCCCCTTTAGCTTCGATCCATCCGCGAAAATCCTCGTTTCCAGCAACTGCACCCCACTCACTTAACTTCCGGAGGTACTTCCATACTTGgccatttatattttaaaaaaatttggaatccCTTGTTCCCGTAGTTAATGTTCAGAAAGTTCTGGTGGTCAGCAGGATTTTTCTATTTATCAACCgagtttattttcaaatttccaagCTTGATATAACTTTGTTATCAGCAAAAAACATCTATGTAcaaatacctacatacattaTTCATGATTAATCAGtgtaatcataaaaaaaatctgGACAACAAACTTGTGTTAAGAAGATGAGAATTTCCGAAAGctctaaaactttttttgtttgcaaaatatttttttctagttccAGAAATTTAGTTAGATCTTAAAGAGAGATAATCGTCCACAATGCCAAAGAAACACAAGCGACGTGATAAAAGTGATTTGGGTCCCGATTTTGTGGCGCCCGATGGCGGCTGGGGTTGGGTCGTCTGCATAGCTGCCGGTCTAAGTAATGTAAATCACTGTAATTGAATTGCTCGGTAACTGTTTACCTAAAATTGAATGAAAGTTTTTCTCTCTAGCTGGCCATGTATCCACCACTACAACAATACGGCATGATTTATCGACAACGCATGTTTAACTTGGGATTCTCTGCCAAAGAGACCACCACCATCGCGAATATCATGTTGAGTTTAGCATCCTTAGTtggtaaatataaaatatcaatgtaGTATACCAGAATCTATTAAACaccttataattttttatgatgcTTAGGCATTGTAAATGGTGCCATGTTTCGACGATTTACATTCCGGCAGGTTGCCATTGTCGGCAGCATTTTGATATTTAGTGGTATTTTATTATCAGCTGCTTGTACCACATTTTGGCAGTATGTGCTTTGCGTATCGGTCATATATGGTAAGTACTTacggaaaagtttttttttcgattttatttgctttcgtTACCTCGAGATAGGCATCGGTCAGGGTCTCAACGTGGCCGCTTTATCGTTGGCCGTGAATACGTACTTCAAAAATCGGCGACGTCGTGCATTCGGCTTTATGTGGACCATTACCGGCTTAGGACCCATTATATTTCCACACTTCACCTCACTAATACTAATCTACTATGGAAGTCCGGGTACCATTCTAATTTATGCTGGAATTTCTCTAAATGTGTTTCTCTGTGCTTTGACACTGCAACCAGTATTATGGCATACTTCCAAAGCGCCGCTCGAACGTGAGTTGAAGCTACTACAAAAGCCTGTCTTAGCCGATAGTTTAAATACTGCGATACCTTCAACCACAATGCAGCTTCAAGTCGAGTCGGAATGCAAGAAATCTACAACACAGCTGGAAATAGAGCCTGAATGCAAGTATTGTCAATACATGAAACGTACTAGCCCCAGTGTGGCCGCAACACAATTCGATTTTGACGACCATGACTTGGCTAAATCGAGCCGTGAGCTTCGTGAACCCGAGCAGCCATTGTTATCACGTGCAAACGATGAGCGCGAAACAGTGAACTTGCCATATACTAAGCTTGAGAAACAGTCAACTCAAAAAGCACCAATTGCTGAGGCGGAAGAGGATAATGATGAAGACATTAAAGACCAGGAAGCGAAAGAAAATAGCAGTGCTGAAGTAAATCATGCCCTAAAAGAGAATTTTCCAACAGAATTCCGCTGCACCTGCGCTGAAGAAAGAGAGAGAGCATTATTGGGAGACCACAACAGCGGTGAACTGAAAAGTCCGCCAATAATATTAGCAGCAAACCAAGAGAAGATCGAGCTTTTAAACCCGAAATTAGACATTCACACGGAACACAAATTGACTTTCAAACAGAAGCTGGTGAAATTCTTTGACTTGGATCTTTTAAAAGATTTCACTTTTGTCAATTTAGTTATGGGCATGACAGTGATGATGTTTGCCGAGATAAACTTCTCTATTTTGATACCCTTCATTTTAGATCAATACGGTTATAGTAATGAACAAATCTCCACCGCTATGTCCATGCAGGGTGGCATGGATATCTGCGTGCGCTTCCTAGCACCAATTGTGCTGGAAAGAGCAAAGAACTTGAGTAATCAAGTATTATTTGCGTTTGGCATTATTGCCATCTCTCTCGGACGTCTATTGATTACGTTAACCGACTCCTACCGTATTACATTGGCCCTCTTTGTACTCATCGGCTTCGGTAGAGGTTTCCGTACTATATTTTCATCTCTTATTATACCCTCATATGTGCCTTTGAAGCGTTTGCCAGCGGCATCTGGTCTACAGCTGGTCTGTAATACTCTATTTACACTTGCGGTTGGGCCAATTTTAGGTGAGTATAATTATTTCGGTAACTACTTTGGTTTATTATATTAACGTTATATCTTTTAGGTGTCATCACCGATGCCAGCAGTTACACAATGACAATTCATTTCCTTAATTTACTAACCTCGCTTGCGTTGCTCTTCTGGCTATTGGAGTATCTGGTGCGTCGCATGTTAGGGAAAAAGGCGAAAACTCAAACAGAAAGCTAGGACTTTAATATtaagaagaaaattattttggctgtaaataaatataaatagtttCTAAAATTAGTATTTATTCTTGCTTCtttagtttgtttgttttttgggTCTGTaaactgcatatatgtatgtatgtacctacattGATCTGCTTTCCCAACAATTAGACGCGGTGTACTATACttatcaattatataaaattggcCTAGACTTCCTCTAACTCCAGTACTACAACATAGTGGATTTCGGTCTTCACGTTAAGTTTATTCTGTTTATATTGGTCAATATgagatatattttaataaagttaagGGTAGACCTAGTGTGACAGCCTAAAAAAGCCGATTTTTTGGGAATAAAAAAGCTTCCACAAGGTGatctccaaagtaaacaggactttttgaatctagcgcccatCTATATGTAGActgttatctttatcgattgtccagtgagaattacATGACATTttatcgattggaagtgaagttattgcgttttaagtgtcaattTGCTTGTGTTGTTtgtgcaaaaatgagcttcgaacaaagagcagagtgcacaagtggtttcaacgttttcaaagtggtcgtaaggacataaatgacgatcaacatgtgggccaatcaaaatccgtgatcaccggaaattccatcgaaactgtacgtgaattcatcaaaaatcagccgaaatcatcattgaaattcatggaaatgaaattgaacatctcgaaaacatcgaattatcgcattttgaccgaaaatttgggcttacgaaaggtgtgtgcacggtttgttccgcaaaaATTGACAGACGACCAAaaccgtctcatcgatcgacgcttgtgaccgattacactggcctacactcattttggtgcctaagattttatacctgattttggatgtattttgtgagttgatacgagaaaacaagtcacattttccatatcagctcttgttcataagaaagaagaaaaaacatctagtagcgggaatgtggttcatcctacctactataccgactactgatgcgcacagagctgcaccaaaccaaacattttttttttgtaggccagtgttatttgaccaaaactcacattttaaccatcaaCCACTCaccgtatttacctgatatggcaccgtgcgacttcttccttttcgaacaaatgcatttgcccatgaaaggaaagcgttatgcagacgtagaggccattcaaaaggcttacacCGGCACACTGGCGGCCATTCCGGCCAACAAGCTActtaaaacacttgttcgacatgcttttggaccgtgcaaaaagccgtattgaagcagaagaagactatttcgaataaaataaattgattttgccgaaaagggttttaaaggcaaaaaaaggatatatttgtgttttttttttgcggcgACATGAGTGGtataatttgattaaatttaatgacATATTTTAGCACAACTTTTGaggtatattagaaaaaatattcaatgaaaaatattaataaataagcctCTGACGGTAAATCTCCAGAAGCGCCTTGAAAAAAGTGGTGAagagagacaggtgtaaaaaaactggcgcatcctggtgactctcctggtggtctgaaaaaaaaaatcaaaagaaattcttaatcaggaacacgaaaaaaaatttttgaaaaatggcgactgcctgaaaataaaaatcattttttacgtgttttttttgaaattcctgaatttttttaaaatattaaaaacaaaaattttgacacgatgctggtaggaacgataaaggattatataacgAAGgctcacacaaaatttcaagtaaaccggttgtatagaacttgagataatgccggtaccgtgtggaaaaaagtagtttcgagaaaaacgcgtttaaaaaattcgatacggccgaaccgggctaggtactgcgtcactaaagtaactgtagctcttaatataattttaatttttaaaaatccttaggaggatatgttcttaagggtctaaactttaaatatatgaaaataaaaatcgaattttttaaaattctagaGTAAATACCCCCATAAGGTAGATTGAAGTAAACGCAATATTAGCCTGAGATATTTACCTTCGATCTGTTTACATTCATTATGGCTCTAGATAGACATTCAGAACTGCTTCCAAATTGCTTTATGCTAAATGGCCCAGAATTTAAAGCAATATTCTTAATATTCGTGCATCCTTTTGAGAGgtcagattcaataaataaatatgtatatagaatatagggaaggaaagaaataataaatatttgaaaaagcgATAAAAGGTTTCTGAATAGAAAAAATGTGTGTAGAAATGTTCTCGCAATGGcaacttatatattttattataatttactgACCAGAATTTAagaattacatatattataataattttaaaagccaAGAAAGGTAGCAACCATATGCTTGATTCTTAAGAGTTAAGAGAAAGAGAGTATAGCATTAAATCGTGAAAAACTATATACtagtataagtaaatatatatgtgtatatgtatatatatacctatatattgAAATGTGTATTCAACAAGTCCGGGGGAAAAGCTCTTTTAACGgaataattgcaaaaatatgttgttttgtttattttttaccgGCAAGAAATGCTGCTAGTGCGCATGCGTCAATTTATGAAACTTCTGAAATTACGCTCAAATGAGTTTTCGTTTTCTCGGCTCTATTTTGTATTCGAGTAACAGGGTTAACATaaagataaatttatattttaactacATTTGCACTTAACTTACTTGTAAACGTTTTTTCCTGTGGTAGGCAAAAAATTCTAACGTATTTCACATAGTATTCACTTTCATATAAATCAACATTTTATTGTCACTGGCATTTTAGCTCGTTTATGGCATTTTCAGCATCTCTTAGTAAGCAGTCTTTGAAATCTTTAACAGGTAgaagtttagtttttttagcGATGACGTACTACGTTTTAAGTGATATATTCTAAATCGGTTAATTTAGGTGATCCAACCTAGTTGTTATTTGTTCAATAGTTAGGCCGGTCTGAAGGTaagatagaaaaattaaatttcactcTTTCAGACTTCCAGACTTTAttcatgtatttaaataaataaacaacaaattatattgGCAAACGAGCAGTATTAAAATCTGCAGTAAGATTTTGAAAATGTGTTAACTTTTCATACTTTATTTATCAGTTTGATtttagaatatatattttttgctttcaatacCCTATCCGAATTCCAATACTAGATTAATTTCCGCCAATGGTCTACTCAATAATCGATttctcatattgaaacaaaatttgagttttggttaaaaaatggttttatattggctatatctgacagcggaaattaaaaaatttatgctacagacatatgtatacatatgtatgttatatgttatagtgaatcataagcaataaaaaactcaatttagatttttttgatgatacgttattttgcattttaggggACGGTATGCTCAAATGCATTTCAAAAATTGCACACTTTTGgttcaattaaataaatcaatCATCTATTTTCGTTTAATTAACAATGATttggttaatttaaaaaattctgatgaaattttcaaatttattctgTCATATTGAATCGGTGTGTGTCTTCTCTTAATTCGGTAAATATAGAATAATTTCGTTAACTGTGATATATACTTGCCGATTGAGTCGactacaaatttcaaaaaccaaGCCAATTCTCTTTAGGAATCGATGAGAGATATAATAAGTATTGGGAAACAATTCATTGGAGATCTTTGAAGCGTCCTTGCATGACCTCttcatatacctacatatattgaGTGATAAGCCGTTTCAAGCCCTTCAAATCGCAGGGACTCGACGGTTTATTTCCGACTCAATTACCATGGGTCGGGAAATATTCCTTCTTTTAAGCACGCATTGTACATTTTCCTGCAGTTTGGAATGCCAATTAATCCAGGagctttgctgcttttaatttttccggcTATCTTAAGCATAAGAAATACTGTCGTAAACAAAGTGGTCGACTCTGGTTAGTAAGTCTGGTTAAAGGGGTGGTGCAATCAAACTATGTCTCTTCATTGTAGAGAAAAGTCAAcgtaatatgcatacatatatacaagtatatatctaaatatacaaATCTAAAAGATTTTAGACCAATTAGTCTTTATTCATGGGTCTTAAAAACGTTGGAAATACTAATTGAAATACACGTAAGAAACAAATTAAGCCCAGAAAAACTGGCAGTTCGTAGTATCCTTATCCTAAAGGAAAATCCAAAGAAACAGCACTAAGCTCAGTGGTAACAAAGATTGAAAAATCTCGAGAGGTAAAAAAAggcatatgtacttacatatgtacatgtccATTCGAATGTGGACAACGAAAGCTTTCGATGCGCTGCTATAAATGCTCTTCGAAAGTCTGCTGAGCGACGGCACGATTGTCAATTCGTTTGGTCTAcgactcacatacatacatacaaatatacatatgtatgtatgtacacaaacatTCGAGTTTGTTTCCACGACAAAATAGCGTCCGAAAAGCCACATCCGTTAGCAACTCTCTTCTTTCATTGTGAAATTCTCACAAATTCTTGTCTCGCTGTTAACAAGTTAGGGCAAAATGTTAGAATACGAAACGGCCATTGCACAGTTCGCCAGTAGAATTTCGCCGATACGGTCACAATCAGCTTAAACAATAAAGTATAAAAGAAAAAGTGTAGCAAATTGCCGTTAGTGGTTAAGAACTATTCTAAATGTGGGGAGCGGTGATAAGCCAAAGTAGCCGTTGGGTCTGAGTGAAGCGTAATATTTGCATAAACGAGAGGTATTAAATTCTGTTATGAGGTTAAGAAATATAggaacatactatacatacttgcatgtacatacatatgtacttatgtatatgtttgcagatgtgcataatttattttttaacgagaAGCAgtgcaaaaatttagaaacaacGAAGGGGCAATTAACAGTGTTTAATTTATGTGCTAGTTTATGGCACACAGCTTGGCGCGTGGCAATAAAGTtagtgaatatttaaataatcaaaaaaaataagcaaaaaacagTCACAAGTGTGATAAGAGTGGGCATCTGTGTGGTGGCAAAATGTTTGcgtaatgaaattttcattcaaatattgGATTTTCGGTGATATGCACACATTGGCTTGCTGAATGAAAATTCTCAGTGAGCGACAAAGTGAAAATAGCTgtgtttatacataaatatatacatatgtatgtgtgtacattcaTGCAGACAAATGCTGCTTTGACCTTGCTGAACTTGAACCTGTAAGAACGTGAAAAAACTTGAACGTGAAACTATTGCTGCAACCGAATGCAGCAGTCGTcataaatacgtatgtacaCGAGTGCAACCAAATCTCAGCACTTGCATGTGCGCGtgggtgcatgtgcgtgtgcTTGTGTGTTTGCAAAAACGATTCACTGCCGCTAATACTAAAcatttatactaaatataaaaacaaaacttgtgccaactttaaatatacatacatatatacacagacATTCAGTCACAGCGCGAGTTGCATTCGTGACTGTCAACGCATTCGCCAAATTCTTGTTACAACAAAGCACTAGTTCGCGTATTCTTAGTGCCGTCGTCATAGATTGCCGGTAGTAAAGTTAGttgtaaaaaatgaaaacaacaaataacagcaacaaagcaaatattgtggtgcaaatatgaaattttgatttgtgtTTAGCAATAAAAAGTGCATTGGCGTTTTTAACATCCCGTAGTGGCAAGcgttatattatatgtacatgtatgatacacatacatatgtatgtatgtatgtatgtacataataacaatttatatacacatgtacatatataaaaatattatatgattATAGTATGCAATTGGTGTGGaaatgaatgcaataaaatcaaatttagtgacactaatttctttattttcaacaGCACTTAAACTAGGCGAATGATAATTGCGttgtttttcaaacaaatttattcaCACTGCTTTGAAAGggtaagaaatttttaatatttctaaatttttagttagtagtgaagtaaaaattttgttattaaaaaaagagtGGAGTTACATAAATCTACAACAAGAAAATTGATAAATCATGCTTAAAAATAATGTAGCAATGTCCTGATCGTTCCGATGTGGAAAGAAAATATtcgaagaaaaagtaaaaaaagtgtATTTCGCGATTTTAAACGAAACGGTCCATTTTAACtggattaaaattattgaatataaaattaattaaatgaaaaagttagaAATTTACAACTAATACTTTCCATTTACAATAACGGTGTTTAAAAAAGCACCCTTTCGAAAACTCAGTAATGCTATATACCGTCTGATAAATTTTTACCTGGAATGACAAAAAAGAAGCAcggttttacatatttaaatacaaatatctatTGATCCCTTCAAAATAGACTTCTTTTGAGCCAATGCAACCATGCGAACGCTTAAACCAATTCTCCATAAATTTGTTATAAGCCTTGtattttggtttcggctcatttgGCCATTCGCCAGATTTTTTGATAGCTTCGACGTGATGTGCTGAACACGTAGAGAGCGACagattcaaatattaaaatacacactttcttaaggacacagttatgtagacAGCTGCAcgattacatatttacaaacacatGTCTCTTCAGCTATGTTCGTCTCACCCAGGTTGtgtttgcaaaagattcaggcCTTTTCCTAAGAGTTTAGCATTGTCGCACTTCttacccaaaacattaatcaaattgtgttgagtcgatccataagaaaTGTTAAGATTCTCTGCTAACTCTGTGACGATTTTTTAGCACTGTTTTTTAACTTCTTTAACAGCGGGAGATGACGACTTGCACGAGACAAGTTTTACACTCGAATACTTATGTTCGTGGCAccacaaaacacaaaatttcaaccaaactcTTTGCTAAATTTTGCTCCACGGTAAAAATCGTCAGACAGATCGCGTCATAAACAAACAGCTGTGAAGCacacactaattgacatatggagatcaaacttcacatgaatataaaataaaattatttcaatctacgcaaatattatatattttcgataTTCGGTTTGCGCTCGCAGTCTGACGTTCAAATTTATGGGCGGTCAGAATTAGtgatgattttttttctattctgtTACTCGGTAGGGCTGTGCGTTTAAGGGGGTCATCCCATGTGATGGgctcaaaaaatcaaattttttttttcataaattgctaTCTTAAAATGTCTAGAATACGGTAGTAAagggatttttgaaaattccaagtCGTTTTAAAGATACAGCAGGTAGAAGCAAGTGCTGTTCGGAGCGCTGAGTTGGCAGTTACGGTTGGAGCCTATTGTgacttgaaactttaaacgcgtttttctcaaaactgtgtttttcaAACTGTCCTCCATCGTATCTCAAAAACGGCTCGACCGAATGACTTGAAATTTATAGGACATACTCAACACATATAGACGCATCGAATGAACTATTATCAATCGAAgatctgcaaaattttatttttttatcgcaaaaaacacaaaaaaaaacggaaaaatcccaacttttatttcaaatgtctaccaaaagtccaattttttgtatattcatttgATAATAGTTCATTCCGTGCATTTAGGCATACAGTTTAAaacgccgttttttttttgttcagatAAGCCAATCAGTCGGAATCGTGGAGGGAGTGCAAGCTCATTTTTTCGAGACGGGGGTGTTCAGAACGCTGTAACTCCAGTTatacacaatatttttagttaaaaatttatatttatattgtcgaaatatatattaataaataatattaaacttgAATATTAATCTCTTTACTGGTCGTagaaaaaaaatcctaaaaaatcCCTAAAAAACAGGCCATCACATGGGATGACCCCCTTAAGTATtaatcaaaatttctattaatctAAGTTTAATTACTCTATTATTTGATTTACTGAAATGTTTCAATATTCAAAGTCATGAGTAATCAAAGTTTGATtagacaaacaaacaaaatatttgggCAATtgggtttaattttttttattatcaaaaggTCAATTCTTAGTATAATGAGTAATGCGTAATCagatctttttttttgaaactacaTTTGCACATAAAACTtactattatacatatttttaaaacggCTCATTACATTACAGTGCATTTtatgtattaattaaaatatttagttagcTAAAAACTGATTAAAAGTTGCCTGCTGTgcagcacatacacatattaaaacaaaataagttaacttcagttgcaccgaagctataatacgaGGGGtataggtgcatttcttttagcaaCTATTACTGTTTGGTATAACTAAATTTGAAAACGGAACGAAACAACGGTTTGCTGGTTCCTTCAAGTCAAAACAACACTCAAAAGATcttttataaagaattttatattgcttttgatcagtcagtttaaATGACAGTTATGTGCTATAATAGTCCGttctaatcaaaatatttcGGTTAGGTTGAAGCTTTGCCTTCGACAACAATTCAATCTGTGGAAAAttccttgtcaaataaaaaatgtttctatacATTTTCCTCGGCCAGTTTGAATGACAGCCATATACTATAGCTTTTTGATATCGGCGATTCTGGCAAATGAGCAAGTTCTAAGAGAGAAAAgtacatgtgcaaaatttcagacggacggacatggctaaatcggctcaccTTGACTCACCGCTGatcatttgtatttataacgagtctttcaataagagcgctacaaaaaaaGGGTTAGGATATCAATGAAGttatttattcctgtgaaagtacatttaatgtaattatgtatggaactcgctTTATTTTGCACGGTCACCACAGGCaagcttgcagaagtccagacggtagtgattcccattcacagtaacgtgtcggtcttgatcatcaccgAAGAAGTACGGCCGAATGACGCCGCTGACCTATGAACCACACCAAACcctaattttttcgggatgcaatggtgactcatggagaaCGTGTGGATTGAtgcctgaccaataatgcatattttgcttattgacgaagccattcagccagaaatgagctttatcggtgaagatgatttttcgatgaaaatccggataatttttaagatgttgctcagcccaattcacgatcatacgacgattttggtgatcaagcggcttcagttcttgcgtcaatttgatcttgtaaggatgtaggccaagatcttttcgcaaaattcgtgTGAGAGATTGATTTAGATCCTCTTCAATTGAGCAATATTCTCTACAGTACGGGGTACTTCTTTATCTCAGTGTACGAGatcattttgtactgtgcctgtgggttaaaattttttcactagacGCTCAAGTGTTGATCGggcaggacgattatgacgaccataaattggacttagcgctcttaaagttgaggccactgagttcgaatttcggtagcaaattttactaatttcgactcgttgttggatcgtatatctttccttGATAAAATGGtagagaaatgtcaaaacagcgggaaaaatatggcgtcgtttgctgtccttaTCAGTCTATTTCTagctgagtgttacaaacttcgtgacaaacttaatgtaccctgttcagagtatagtaaataaataaatgttaaattagCCGATTAACAAACGTTTTGAACTGTCATATTCTTGTACTGTATATtttagtaaaagaaaatattactaaaCAACTTTCTGGATTATTGCACAACCATACTACTCAGTTATTAtgacttaaatattttcaagagtATATTTTTCCATGTTTACATGTCTAAACCACTTTTGTTAATATCACCTATGTAATCCcgacttttataaaaataacttaagataagaatttaaaaatatattta
The DNA window shown above is from Bactrocera tryoni isolate S06 chromosome 4, CSIRO_BtryS06_freeze2, whole genome shotgun sequence and carries:
- the LOC120773880 gene encoding uncharacterized protein LOC120773880 isoform X2, with amino-acid sequence MYPPLQQYGMIYRQRMFNLGFSAKETTTIANIMLSLASLVGIVNGAMFRRFTFRQVAIVGSILIFSGILLSAACTTFWQYVLCVSVIYGIGQGLNVAALSLAVNTYFKNRRRRAFGFMWTITGLGPIIFPHFTSLILIYYGSPGTILIYAGISLNVFLCALTLQPVLWHTSKAPLERELKLLQKPVLADSLNTAIPSTTMQLQVESECKKSTTQLEIEPECKYCQYMKRTSPSVAATQFDFDDHDLAKSSRELREPEQPLLSRANDERETVNLPYTKLEKQSTQKAPIAEAEEDNDEDIKDQEAKENSSAEVNHALKENFPTEFRCTCAEERERALLGDHNSGELKSPPIILAANQEKIELLNPKLDIHTEHKLTFKQKLVKFFDLDLLKDFTFVNLVMGMTVMMFAEINFSILIPFILDQYGYSNEQISTAMSMQGGMDICVRFLAPIVLERAKNLSNQVLFAFGIIAISLGRLLITLTDSYRITLALFVLIGFGRGFRTIFSSLIIPSYVPLKRLPAASGLQLVCNTLFTLAVGPILGVITDASSYTMTIHFLNLLTSLALLFWLLEYLVRRMLGKKAKTQTES
- the LOC120773880 gene encoding uncharacterized protein LOC120773880 isoform X1; this encodes MPKKHKRRDKSDLGPDFVAPDGGWGWVVCIAAGLSNLAMYPPLQQYGMIYRQRMFNLGFSAKETTTIANIMLSLASLVGIVNGAMFRRFTFRQVAIVGSILIFSGILLSAACTTFWQYVLCVSVIYGIGQGLNVAALSLAVNTYFKNRRRRAFGFMWTITGLGPIIFPHFTSLILIYYGSPGTILIYAGISLNVFLCALTLQPVLWHTSKAPLERELKLLQKPVLADSLNTAIPSTTMQLQVESECKKSTTQLEIEPECKYCQYMKRTSPSVAATQFDFDDHDLAKSSRELREPEQPLLSRANDERETVNLPYTKLEKQSTQKAPIAEAEEDNDEDIKDQEAKENSSAEVNHALKENFPTEFRCTCAEERERALLGDHNSGELKSPPIILAANQEKIELLNPKLDIHTEHKLTFKQKLVKFFDLDLLKDFTFVNLVMGMTVMMFAEINFSILIPFILDQYGYSNEQISTAMSMQGGMDICVRFLAPIVLERAKNLSNQVLFAFGIIAISLGRLLITLTDSYRITLALFVLIGFGRGFRTIFSSLIIPSYVPLKRLPAASGLQLVCNTLFTLAVGPILGVITDASSYTMTIHFLNLLTSLALLFWLLEYLVRRMLGKKAKTQTES